The Candidatus Zixiibacteriota bacterium genome has a window encoding:
- a CDS encoding beta-galactosidase produces MLGVIGNKFSIGKETYQPYAAELHYFRIDKRYWSICFERIKRAGFRIISTTVPWNIHQEDNKYLDFAGHGDPRKDLIVFLELAREFAFKVILRPGPWVASQVPYGGLPKYLFNDIKLFARDASGQEVKLPDAYGIDGGYLPSYLHPNFQFHLKNYFKAFIEITKNYVHPRGPIFMVELDYETSFGRQLDPGSADYNPEVLLRYYGPFLENLYGEIKKLNSRYHEKNESFQTVEPPKKFTDLHFDDYPKVLDWFRFRDHVLSQYLDALEDVFKSYTVEPLFFRSLYFRSGELIPAFNLVPEDRAPFLGANIFPEGSYFDLSNKARFLRAEYNFAYATSFTSGAAAADPAREAQMAPVTDNTRRFYLTAGLSAGLKGMNHYMFVDRDFWYGAPLHKDGTVSEGYEVAKNFNLAVSTLGFDDMETRQDVAVMVNRMYYWLARTTSPKEFTYVRHLMSDSASGFCRDLMRLKLNYGIRENRDFSTMNQYKMLFIPSTEIMPEKDQEALVELAKAGVTLVLCGLMPRFDEHLKECQVLANHFRIKTTEDFHIGSITHKHGSFPSYIYGAIRPSDDGKSRKLVTEGAKVVGVSSSRFKGTFYLFSYDIASGGNHQKLSFIDSILAGENIQPLVYCSDPSADLSFQHGEKKGLLFVVVPPAGELSVGYEAARKEIIVKVDLKEHGFSAANVKMTNILMGEQAEVIKTSAKELKEGIPLSVSFPDGMIYLVEKR; encoded by the coding sequence ATGTTAGGGGTGATTGGCAACAAATTCTCTATCGGCAAAGAGACATATCAGCCGTATGCGGCTGAACTCCACTATTTCCGAATTGACAAACGGTACTGGTCGATCTGCTTTGAGCGCATCAAACGAGCAGGCTTCCGCATAATCAGCACCACCGTGCCGTGGAACATTCATCAGGAAGACAACAAGTACCTGGATTTTGCCGGCCACGGTGATCCTCGCAAAGACCTGATCGTCTTTCTGGAACTGGCGCGCGAGTTTGCCTTCAAAGTCATCCTGCGCCCCGGCCCCTGGGTAGCCTCGCAGGTGCCGTACGGCGGGCTGCCGAAATATCTGTTCAATGACATCAAGCTGTTCGCCCGCGATGCTTCGGGTCAGGAGGTCAAGCTGCCTGATGCGTATGGTATTGATGGTGGTTATCTTCCCAGCTATCTGCACCCCAATTTCCAGTTTCACCTCAAGAACTATTTCAAGGCTTTCATAGAGATCACCAAGAACTACGTGCATCCGCGCGGGCCGATATTCATGGTGGAACTTGATTACGAAACCTCGTTCGGTCGCCAGCTCGACCCCGGCAGCGCCGACTATAATCCCGAAGTGCTGTTGCGATACTACGGCCCGTTCCTCGAGAACCTGTACGGCGAGATCAAGAAGCTCAATTCCCGGTACCATGAGAAGAACGAGAGTTTTCAGACCGTGGAGCCGCCAAAGAAGTTCACCGACCTTCATTTCGACGATTATCCCAAGGTCCTCGATTGGTTCCGCTTTCGCGATCATGTACTCTCCCAGTATCTCGATGCTCTCGAGGATGTGTTTAAGTCGTACACGGTCGAGCCGCTCTTTTTCCGGTCGTTGTATTTCAGATCAGGGGAGTTGATCCCGGCGTTTAATCTTGTGCCCGAAGATCGCGCTCCGTTTCTGGGTGCGAATATCTTTCCCGAGGGAAGCTATTTCGACCTGTCCAACAAGGCGCGTTTCCTTCGTGCAGAATACAACTTCGCCTACGCCACCTCATTTACGTCGGGCGCCGCCGCTGCCGACCCGGCGCGGGAAGCCCAGATGGCCCCTGTTACCGACAACACGCGCCGTTTCTATCTGACCGCAGGGCTGTCGGCCGGCCTCAAAGGGATGAATCATTACATGTTCGTCGACCGCGATTTCTGGTACGGCGCGCCGCTGCACAAAGACGGCACGGTGTCCGAGGGATACGAAGTGGCCAAGAATTTCAATCTGGCCGTTTCGACACTCGGGTTCGATGACATGGAGACCAGGCAGGACGTGGCAGTGATGGTGAACCGGATGTACTACTGGCTGGCGCGTACCACGAGCCCCAAGGAATTCACCTATGTCAGACATCTGATGTCGGACTCCGCCTCCGGATTCTGCCGCGACCTCATGCGCCTCAAACTCAACTACGGCATTCGCGAGAATCGCGATTTCAGCACCATGAATCAGTACAAGATGCTGTTCATTCCGTCGACCGAGATCATGCCGGAGAAAGACCAGGAGGCGTTGGTCGAACTGGCCAAGGCAGGTGTGACGCTGGTGCTGTGCGGCCTGATGCCTCGGTTCGATGAGCATCTGAAGGAATGCCAAGTGCTGGCCAATCATTTCCGTATCAAGACGACCGAGGATTTTCATATCGGGTCGATCACTCACAAACACGGTTCGTTCCCGAGTTATATCTATGGCGCTATCCGGCCGTCCGATGACGGCAAATCCAGAAAGTTGGTGACGGAGGGCGCGAAAGTTGTAGGGGTCAGTTCCAGCCGCTTCAAAGGGACATTCTATCTGTTCAGCTACGATATTGCCTCTGGCGGCAACCATCAGAAACTGTCGTTTATCGATTCGATCCTGGCCGGTGAGAACATCCAGCCGCTCGTCTATTGCAGTGACCCGTCGGCCGATCTCTCGTTTCAGCACGGCGAGAAAAAAGGGCTCTTGTTTGTGGTCGTTCCTCCTGCGGGAGAGTTGTCGGTCGGATACGAGGCGGCTCGCAAGGAGATCATCGTCAAGGTTGATCTCAAAGAACATGGTTTCTCGGCTGCGAACGTCAAGATGACGAATATCCTCATGGGCGAGCAGGCGGAAGTCATCAAAACGAGCGCCAAGGAACTCAAAGAGGGAATCCCGTTGTCGGTATCATTCCCCGACGGTATGATCTACCTGGTGGAGAAGCGCTGA
- a CDS encoding trehalose-6-phosphate synthase yields the protein MNADDLMKTVASVAGDSRVVVVSNREPVLHEQSSQSIRAVRPASGLVNAIEPLVRAVHGIWVAHGSGSADRDVVDARDRVGIMRDGAGYTLRRVWLTRAEEAGYYYGVSNNALWPLCHIVYTRPLFSRAEWEVYREVNRKFCEAVLEEVDSDQAIVFIQDYHLALLPRMLKNARPDLTVMQFWHIPWPNREAFRVLPWGEELLDGLLGNDLLGFHLQYHCNNFLDTIDRALEARVDYEHFRVFRGGRPTSVRPFPISVDSEQITRDVEQPEVRTRVAELRREFAQPSLEQQFIVGVDRIDYTKGIPERLRAFDLLLKCHPELRGRVTFLNFCAPSRENVGAYHELNGRIDILVDEINQRHQTEHGQPVRFLRAHHDYATVLAAYRMADVLVVTSLHDGMNLVAKEFVSARTDETGVLVLSSYTGAARELAEALQVNPFDIDSLAETMYQALTMPIAEQRQRMARLREELAANDIYQWGIRIFEELRKTRLQVAAGV from the coding sequence ATGAACGCCGACGACCTCATGAAAACGGTAGCCTCCGTCGCAGGCGATAGCCGTGTAGTGGTGGTATCCAATCGTGAGCCGGTGCTCCACGAGCAATCGTCGCAGTCCATCAGAGCAGTCCGGCCGGCGAGCGGCCTGGTGAATGCTATCGAGCCGCTCGTACGTGCCGTTCATGGAATCTGGGTGGCACACGGTTCAGGTTCGGCCGATCGTGATGTCGTAGATGCACGCGATCGTGTGGGGATCATGCGCGATGGTGCTGGATACACGCTCCGGCGAGTCTGGCTCACGCGCGCCGAAGAGGCTGGCTACTATTATGGCGTGTCCAACAATGCGCTTTGGCCGCTTTGCCATATCGTTTACACGCGACCGTTGTTCAGTCGAGCTGAATGGGAAGTTTATCGGGAAGTCAATCGCAAATTCTGTGAAGCGGTGCTTGAGGAGGTGGACAGCGACCAGGCGATCGTCTTCATACAGGATTATCATCTGGCGTTGCTTCCGCGCATGCTCAAGAATGCCCGGCCTGATCTTACCGTCATGCAGTTCTGGCATATTCCGTGGCCGAATCGCGAAGCGTTTCGTGTGTTGCCCTGGGGAGAAGAATTGCTGGACGGGCTACTGGGAAACGACCTGCTCGGATTTCATCTGCAGTATCACTGCAATAATTTTCTCGACACGATCGACCGGGCCTTAGAAGCGCGTGTGGATTATGAGCATTTTCGGGTGTTCAGAGGCGGTCGCCCTACCAGCGTGCGGCCGTTTCCCATCAGCGTCGACAGTGAGCAGATAACGCGCGATGTCGAGCAGCCGGAGGTACGCACGCGGGTGGCGGAACTGCGACGGGAGTTTGCGCAGCCTTCACTGGAGCAGCAGTTCATCGTCGGTGTCGATCGAATCGACTACACCAAGGGAATTCCCGAGCGGCTGCGGGCTTTCGATCTGCTGCTCAAATGCCATCCCGAACTTCGCGGCCGGGTCACGTTTCTCAATTTTTGTGCGCCGAGCCGCGAAAACGTGGGGGCATACCATGAATTGAACGGACGCATCGATATTCTGGTGGATGAGATCAACCAGCGACACCAGACTGAACATGGTCAGCCGGTTCGATTTCTTCGGGCGCATCACGACTATGCCACCGTTCTGGCCGCGTATCGCATGGCTGATGTCCTGGTGGTCACATCGCTCCACGACGGCATGAATCTGGTGGCGAAGGAGTTCGTGTCCGCGCGCACAGACGAGACTGGTGTGCTGGTGCTTTCGAGTTACACGGGTGCCGCCCGCGAACTGGCGGAAGCGTTGCAGGTGAATCCGTTCGATATCGACTCACTCGCCGAGACGATGTATCAGGCGCTGACCATGCCGATTGCAGAGCAGCGGCAGCGTATGGCTCGACTCCGAGAGGAACTGGCCGCCAACGATATTTATCAGTGGGGGATACGAATTTTCGAGGAGCTTCGAAAGACGCGGCTCCAAGTGGCGGCAGGCGTATGA
- a CDS encoding T9SS type A sorting domain-containing protein — protein sequence MRRLLGIAGAVLLVLAAAPAFAQSSISVDDIQGKYGDATLDTVGTVSYEPNLIFKLRYVNGEGLNEAISNGFEIYSPDGATWSGPVAGDTLTGAVPRSNWDIQFQMNVFDTLAAVDTPKDTDTIGIIGAKISSSGLPAGFDGVPYGLRIGSFDNAEHGLHICVDSAWFRPGGTWKWAASGGVNAFPAWDGPYCFLIVDTAQLTDVKEIDGQLPTEFTLGQNYPNPFNPVTLINFDIPRNSKVNLSVYNVLGQLVKVLVDKDMTAGKYQADWDGTSDSGAKVASGIYFYKIEADNFVQTKKMMLLK from the coding sequence ATGAGGAGATTATTGGGTATAGCTGGTGCGGTGCTGCTGGTGCTGGCGGCGGCACCTGCGTTTGCGCAGTCGTCAATTTCGGTTGACGATATCCAGGGTAAGTATGGCGATGCAACTCTTGACACGGTGGGAACCGTCAGCTACGAGCCAAATCTCATTTTCAAATTACGTTATGTCAATGGCGAGGGACTGAACGAAGCGATTTCCAACGGGTTTGAGATCTATTCGCCGGATGGTGCCACGTGGTCCGGCCCGGTGGCTGGTGACACGTTGACGGGAGCCGTCCCACGCTCAAATTGGGACATTCAATTTCAGATGAATGTCTTTGACACGCTGGCAGCTGTCGATACCCCGAAGGATACCGATACTATTGGAATCATCGGTGCCAAGATATCGAGCAGCGGTCTTCCGGCGGGATTTGACGGCGTGCCCTATGGCCTAAGAATCGGCTCGTTCGACAACGCTGAGCATGGTCTGCATATTTGCGTGGATTCGGCTTGGTTCCGCCCGGGCGGCACATGGAAATGGGCTGCCTCCGGAGGCGTGAACGCCTTTCCGGCCTGGGATGGCCCGTATTGTTTTCTGATTGTGGATACTGCACAGCTGACGGATGTCAAGGAAATTGATGGGCAGTTGCCGACAGAGTTCACCCTCGGCCAGAACTACCCCAATCCCTTCAACCCGGTCACGCTCATCAACTTCGATATTCCTCGGAATTCGAAAGTGAATCTCTCCGTCTATAACGTACTCGGCCAGTTGGTGAAGGTGCTTGTCGACAAGGATATGACCGCGGGCAAGTATCAGGCAGACTGGGACGGGACATCCGATAGCGGCGCCAAGGTAGCATCGGGGATCTACTTCTATAAGATCGAAGCCGACAACTTCGTACAGACCAAGAAAATGATGCTTCTCAAATAA